A segment of the Candidatus Omnitrophota bacterium genome:
GCTGTTCGGGAATATCCCCTTGGGCGTGATGTACGCACAGGAGCTGCTGATGTGCGTGATGGCGGGCTGGGCATTCTCTTTTGTGCCGAATTCCCGTCCGCCAAAGGTGAAGTTGGGGGCTGGGAATGGGTGATCGGGGACACAATGAGGTGCGAGACGCGGCAGCTGTACACCTATACGCGGCGCCTCTCCCTCTCCTACCCGGAATTACGATTTACTGATTCGCTGCCTTATGCAATCGCCGGCACAGTATAGATTGCCAGTATCATATACAGCGTCCACAGCAAGACAATCACCACAATCTGGCGGTCGGTATAGAGAACTTCGGTGGGAGAGCCTTTTCCTTTTTTGTGGACCAGGAAAAGGTAGCGGAACAAACCGAACATCACAATCAGCACGCTGTAAAGCAGGTTGGTCGTACCAAAGCGCGCCACAGTCTCCGGTGAAATCGTGTAAAAGATATAGCAAGTCAATGTAAGCGTAATGGTGACCAGATTCATCTGGTCCAGGAACTCTTTGCTGTATAGGGTCAGGACCCAGCGGTGCTCTCTTGCGGAATCGCCCAACTGCGTGAGCTCATGCCGGCGCTTGCTAAATCCAAGAAAGATGGCCAGCAAAAAGGTGCACAGCACCAGCCACTGCGACACTACCACACCAATCGCCACACCTCCGGCCAAAACCCTCAAAACAAAACAGCAGCCAATGGTGAGTACGTCGACAATGACCTTGCGTTTGAGATAAGCCGAATAGAGGGAGGTCAGCACAAAGTAGGCGTTAACCACCCAACCCAGCAAGGGATCTACCCCAAATGCCACAAACTCCGCAAGAACAAATAGAGCCAAGCCAAAAGCCACCGCCTCCCAAGTTCGGATACGACCGGCAGGAATCGGGCGGCCCTTCTTAATGGGATGCTGGGCATCGCTCTTGCGATCCAGGTAGTCGTTGAGCACATAACCAAAACTACTCGCCGCGCACAAGGCCACAATAGCAAGTACTGCGCGCTTACAAGCACTCAGATCCGTCAGATGCATGGAGAAAACCAGCGGGGCCAGGGCAAAACTGTTTTTGATCCACTCTTTGGGCCGGGCCAGGATAAACAGCCAAAAGGCTTTGTCGATCACGCGTTTCATCTTTAGAGCGCTCCCCCAAACACCATCAGCAGCGGGATTAATAGCATGCGGGCAATGGCTCCAGCCAAAA
Coding sequences within it:
- a CDS encoding decaprenyl-phosphate phosphoribosyltransferase is translated as MKRVIDKAFWLFILARPKEWIKNSFALAPLVFSMHLTDLSACKRAVLAIVALCAASSFGYVLNDYLDRKSDAQHPIKKGRPIPAGRIRTWEAVAFGLALFVLAEFVAFGVDPLLGWVVNAYFVLTSLYSAYLKRKVIVDVLTIGCCFVLRVLAGGVAIGVVVSQWLVLCTFLLAIFLGFSKRRHELTQLGDSAREHRWVLTLYSKEFLDQMNLVTITLTLTCYIFYTISPETVARFGTTNLLYSVLIVMFGLFRYLFLVHKKGKGSPTEVLYTDRQIVVIVLLWTLYMILAIYTVPAIA